In Idiomarina sp. PL1-037, a single genomic region encodes these proteins:
- a CDS encoding carbon-nitrogen hydrolase family protein produces the protein MTQVQLTALQMSSRPDPQDNLAIVAKLLEQLPATRPQLVVLPEAFSCFGAGDRAQLAMAETYKDGEVQKQLAALAKKHEVYLVGGTLPIDAGERFSAASILFGPDGGILNRYDKIHLFDVDVADNTKEYRESKWTQPGSNVVTTATDFGVVGMAVCYDLRFPELFSALRQAGSQIIVLPSAFTQVTGKAHWHALVRARAIEQQVFIVAPGQVGEHANGRETFGHSIIVSPWGEILAEQELGEGVVSVSVDVADIEPIRKQMPVAQQNQFEVVQKT, from the coding sequence ATGACACAAGTTCAACTGACGGCGCTGCAAATGAGCAGTCGTCCGGACCCGCAAGATAATTTAGCCATTGTTGCTAAACTGCTGGAACAACTCCCTGCCACACGCCCGCAACTGGTGGTGCTGCCTGAAGCCTTTAGCTGCTTCGGTGCCGGTGACCGCGCTCAGTTGGCGATGGCCGAAACCTACAAGGATGGAGAGGTACAGAAGCAGCTAGCCGCCTTAGCGAAAAAGCATGAGGTTTATCTGGTGGGCGGTACGCTGCCAATAGACGCCGGTGAACGATTCTCTGCGGCATCCATTCTTTTCGGCCCCGATGGCGGCATTCTCAATCGTTATGACAAAATTCATTTGTTTGATGTTGATGTGGCGGATAATACCAAAGAGTACCGTGAGTCTAAGTGGACGCAGCCGGGCAGTAACGTGGTAACGACAGCAACGGACTTTGGTGTGGTTGGCATGGCAGTATGTTATGATCTGCGCTTTCCAGAGTTATTCAGCGCATTGCGTCAGGCTGGCTCTCAAATCATTGTTTTACCCTCTGCATTTACTCAGGTTACCGGAAAAGCTCACTGGCATGCATTGGTTCGCGCCCGTGCCATTGAGCAACAGGTTTTTATCGTGGCACCGGGTCAGGTGGGGGAGCATGCAAATGGTCGTGAAACGTTCGGCCATTCAATTATTGTCAGCCCCTGGGGTGAAATACTGGCAGAACAGGAACTGGGTGAAGGTGTTGTTTCTGTCAGCGTTGATGTAGCGGATATTGAACCCATACGAAAACAAATGCCGGTGGCGCAACAAAATCAATTTGAGGTAGTACAAAAGACATGA
- a CDS encoding Maf family protein — protein MRLLLASSSPRRRELLTLLHRPFDCDVPEIQELREANENANDYVTRLAEEKAQAVAQRQETPCLVIGSDTLISFQGQVMEKPESYEHFSQMMKQLSGQTHEVLTSVSVCRWNGHSVVASETALVTTQVEFAALSQEETDAYWATGEPHDKAAGYGIQGYGGKFVKRIEGSYFAVVGLPLYETEQLLRMFEMTGEVDER, from the coding sequence ATGCGCCTGCTACTCGCTTCCTCTTCTCCCCGTCGGCGAGAACTGTTAACGCTATTGCATCGTCCTTTCGATTGTGACGTTCCGGAAATTCAGGAACTACGAGAGGCTAATGAGAATGCCAATGATTATGTGACTCGTCTGGCTGAAGAAAAGGCTCAGGCAGTGGCACAACGACAGGAGACTCCCTGTCTGGTGATAGGCTCTGATACGCTGATAAGTTTTCAGGGACAGGTGATGGAAAAACCAGAAAGTTATGAACATTTCAGTCAAATGATGAAACAACTTTCTGGTCAGACACATGAGGTTCTGACATCAGTGAGTGTTTGTCGCTGGAATGGGCATAGCGTGGTTGCCAGCGAGACGGCTTTAGTAACAACGCAAGTGGAGTTCGCTGCGCTGAGCCAGGAAGAGACAGACGCCTACTGGGCAACCGGTGAGCCTCATGATAAAGCGGCTGGCTATGGTATTCAGGGCTATGGCGGGAAATTTGTAAAACGTATTGAAGGTAGCTACTTTGCTGTTGTTGGCTTACCTTTATATGAAACTGAACAGTTGTTGCGGATGTTTGAAATGACAGGTGAAGTCGATGAGCGTTGA
- the tldD gene encoding metalloprotease TldD, with translation MTLTDYELSQDDISKALSTLYSGDIDFADIYLQHSVNESWVLEDGIIKDGAFHIETGMGVRAVQGEKTGFAYADEITLNALQRTSEAARGIARQGQSKKVEALKSVQAKSRYEALNPLDTLSEDEKIELLKKVDAHARAQDSRVSQVVVSLSGSYDEVLVAATDGTLATDKRPLIRLNCSVITEQNGRRERGSAGGGARVGYEFFLDEASGNARWQRFAEEAVRQGLVNLEAKPAPAGNMPVVLGSGWPGVLLHEAVGHGLEGDFNRKGSSAYSGKIGEQVASPLCTIVDDGTLSDRRGSMSIDDEGTPSGYNVLIENGILRGYMQDKMNARLMGQATTGNGRRESFAHLPMPRMTNTYMLAGESSPEEIIGSVKKGIYAPQFAGGQVDITSGQFVFSASEAYLIEDGKITTPIKGATLIGNGPEAMAQVSMVGNDLSLDEGVGVCGKDGQSLPVGVGQPTLKLDSMTVGGTE, from the coding sequence ATGACACTAACTGACTACGAATTGTCACAAGACGACATAAGCAAGGCCTTATCCACGCTGTACAGCGGTGATATTGATTTTGCCGATATCTATTTACAACACAGTGTCAACGAGTCGTGGGTGCTGGAAGATGGCATCATTAAAGACGGCGCGTTTCATATTGAAACGGGTATGGGTGTGCGCGCTGTTCAGGGCGAGAAAACCGGCTTTGCTTATGCCGATGAAATTACGTTGAATGCGTTGCAGCGCACCAGTGAAGCGGCCCGCGGCATAGCGCGTCAGGGCCAAAGTAAAAAGGTTGAAGCCCTGAAGTCGGTGCAGGCTAAGTCGCGCTATGAAGCGCTGAATCCGCTGGATACCTTATCTGAAGACGAAAAAATTGAGTTGCTGAAAAAAGTCGATGCGCATGCGCGGGCACAGGACTCACGTGTAAGCCAGGTGGTGGTGAGTCTGAGTGGCAGTTACGACGAAGTTTTAGTGGCTGCGACAGACGGCACTTTGGCCACCGATAAGCGCCCCCTAATTCGTCTGAACTGTTCTGTTATTACCGAGCAAAACGGTCGCCGCGAGCGCGGCAGTGCCGGTGGTGGGGCGCGTGTAGGATATGAATTTTTCCTTGATGAAGCGTCCGGCAATGCCCGTTGGCAGCGTTTTGCGGAAGAAGCCGTACGTCAGGGCTTAGTGAATTTAGAAGCGAAACCTGCACCAGCAGGTAATATGCCTGTGGTACTGGGCTCTGGCTGGCCGGGGGTGCTGCTGCACGAGGCGGTCGGACACGGTCTGGAAGGCGACTTTAACCGTAAAGGCTCGTCTGCTTATTCCGGTAAAATTGGCGAACAAGTGGCTTCACCGCTTTGTACTATTGTTGATGACGGCACCCTGAGTGATCGTCGAGGTTCAATGAGTATCGATGACGAAGGCACACCCAGTGGTTACAACGTATTAATAGAAAACGGCATACTGCGTGGCTACATGCAGGACAAAATGAATGCGCGTTTAATGGGTCAGGCAACGACCGGAAATGGGCGCCGTGAAAGCTTCGCTCACTTACCTATGCCGCGAATGACCAATACCTATATGTTAGCCGGAGAAAGCAGCCCGGAAGAGATTATTGGTAGTGTGAAAAAGGGTATCTACGCGCCGCAGTTTGCCGGTGGTCAGGTCGATATCACTTCCGGACAGTTTGTGTTTTCGGCATCTGAAGCCTATTTAATTGAAGACGGTAAAATTACCACACCGATAAAAGGTGCAACGCTTATTGGGAACGGACCAGAAGCTATGGCTCAGGTGTCTATGGTGGGTAACGACCTGTCGCTGGACGAAGGTGTCGGTGTTTGTGGTAAAGACGGGCAGAGTTTACCCGTAGGTGTTGGGCAACCGACGCTGAAACTGGATTCAATGACAGTTGGCGGTACCGAATAA
- the rng gene encoding ribonuclease G, with protein MSVEVLMNVTPTETRVVLVENGILQEVHIERQAKRGLVGNIYMGKVSRVLPGMQAAFIDIGLDKAAFLHASDIVVQVDGDDLPRPDEKTQQSITELVHQGQHIMVQVVKDPLGTKGARLTTDITLPSRYLVFMPKSDHVGVSQRIEEGEERERLRQLAEEVSKSDGKFIVRTAAEGASEQSLRGDADFLFRLWEKIKTRKKSQRKAGMLYEDLNLSCRVLRDFVGEEIERIRVDSKVTFDTLKVFTQDFIPELTKVLEYYTGDRPIFDLFDVENEMQRALDRRVDLKSGGSLIIDQTEAMTTVDINTGAFVGHRNLEETIFNTNIEATQSIARQLRLRNLGGIIIIDFIDMKNEEHKRRVLHSLEHALGKDRAKTTINGFTSLGLVEMTRKRTRESLEHVLCSECPVCLGRGSMKTVETVCYEIMREIVRVHKAYEADKFVVYASAKVSEALLNEESHALAELELFVSRQIKIQTEPLYNQEQFDVVMM; from the coding sequence ATGAGCGTTGAAGTCCTAATGAATGTGACCCCCACAGAGACTCGTGTTGTGCTTGTTGAAAATGGCATCCTGCAGGAAGTCCACATTGAACGCCAGGCAAAACGTGGCTTAGTTGGCAACATTTACATGGGCAAGGTATCACGGGTGTTGCCGGGAATGCAGGCGGCGTTTATTGATATTGGCCTCGATAAAGCGGCTTTTTTGCATGCCTCGGATATTGTTGTTCAGGTGGACGGTGATGATTTACCGCGGCCTGACGAAAAAACACAGCAAAGCATTACCGAATTAGTGCATCAGGGGCAGCATATTATGGTGCAAGTGGTTAAAGACCCTCTCGGAACCAAAGGAGCGCGTTTAACCACTGACATTACCCTACCGTCGCGGTACCTGGTCTTTATGCCTAAGAGCGACCATGTTGGCGTCTCTCAGCGTATTGAAGAAGGCGAGGAACGCGAGCGCTTACGGCAGCTGGCAGAAGAGGTCAGTAAAAGCGACGGGAAATTCATTGTTCGCACGGCGGCAGAAGGTGCTTCAGAGCAGTCGCTGCGAGGCGATGCTGACTTTCTTTTCCGGCTGTGGGAGAAAATAAAAACGCGAAAAAAATCTCAACGCAAAGCGGGTATGTTGTACGAAGATTTGAATCTTTCCTGTCGTGTCTTGCGTGACTTTGTCGGTGAAGAAATAGAGCGCATTCGGGTTGACTCCAAAGTTACCTTCGATACGCTCAAAGTCTTTACTCAGGACTTTATTCCCGAATTAACGAAAGTACTTGAGTATTACACCGGTGACCGGCCTATTTTCGACTTGTTTGATGTTGAAAATGAAATGCAGCGAGCACTGGATCGTCGGGTTGACTTGAAATCCGGTGGCTCACTGATTATTGATCAGACCGAAGCGATGACCACGGTCGATATCAACACCGGTGCGTTTGTGGGTCATCGTAATCTGGAAGAAACCATATTTAACACCAATATCGAAGCCACGCAGTCGATAGCCCGCCAGTTACGGTTACGCAATCTTGGTGGCATCATCATTATCGACTTTATCGATATGAAGAACGAGGAGCATAAGCGACGGGTATTGCACAGCCTTGAACACGCGTTAGGCAAAGACCGCGCAAAAACAACCATTAATGGTTTTACCTCGCTTGGGTTAGTAGAAATGACCCGGAAGCGCACCAGAGAGAGCCTGGAGCATGTTTTGTGCTCGGAGTGCCCGGTTTGTCTGGGGCGAGGCAGTATGAAAACGGTTGAAACCGTCTGCTATGAAATTATGCGTGAAATTGTCCGGGTTCATAAAGCTTATGAAGCTGATAAGTTCGTTGTTTATGCATCCGCGAAGGTAAGTGAAGCTTTACTTAATGAAGAATCTCATGCGCTGGCTGAACTTGAACTGTTTGTTTCGCGTCAAATAAAAATACAAACCGAACCTCTGTATAATCAGGAACAATTCGACGTAGTAATGATGTAA
- a CDS encoding YhdP family protein, which produces MRILSWILNKLWLTLAIVLVLVAVGLSLLRYSLPYLPDLTEPLEQQLEARFQQPVSISELSMAWTREGPSIVLDNLVLMEREQSPVQVRIGKVHVVLDFWKTLRDQQLIAQQFILNDARIAVDIRKFSVASEAEKLDLDYVNRLFLQQLEKFSLNNSELLLTNLRDVTREIDIDRLSWSNEGKKHQGIGQFRMEDFATNSLDFIIDLRGDRWAEFNGQFYVNSQNVDISPWLEEQLGEIDVQASNVNFTGWLDVRNGQLFEGLVKLRDNRVTWLDSHSEELNWLQLPEGEIVLRPEENGWLLNSLPMTVNTSVGQLELPRIAWQQLDDTHDISVNDIAIDEIAALLPLLPFNKTAESVRSLGLQGKASLRYRLHPVSGQQWSVKSQNLSADGNARWPGFNGLDVNISSLSNHGAWQVEGDNVLFTGNSLSSKQAWDIDTLNLSGSWLLQADNWRVNLEQLQLQRDDFNLTGSGGLSGDSETTPQIDLLLSTAQGFSVDTARKLLPSIMGQGVKDYLSTALVSGQTRGMELLWCGPVTQFPGEDNRGVFNARVEFDNLTYRFQPDWPPLADAPVKLDFYNRSLFMSTDSGHIEDVQVTWVDAQIKDLTDASQGLQIQGGVSAKGESLLPVFEQSPLDSVTETLMQINPSGKVSGSLQLDIPLNDSRDVDVVVEAPLAGVSLNIEAIQQDFTVSEGLLKIDNSKIRTEGLRLNWYGMPIPTDVSGGLNGEDYSLNVNTTLDWQSEPLFKQLPYSQWKPFFYGAVNGEANLELTFNDDDVGVVLESQFDLTGLETSLPAPLQKDFGDNWQLAVQLNGTGDELRLQANIDQRLNWDSRWQPGSGGWQQARLNIGEVNSANELANGFAINAQLPHADIGQWYSVLYALSGDSNVDAEGGRGEGWLPDSIRIETPQLQWGRQKFDQADIQVWPEDSVWQARVDAENAVLSATIPESFVQQGITVRADYLALSSDVELPENTGKTDWGWLEKVPKLNFFCRSCRIDEHELGEVELVLAPLEDGFSIEKMALKKGGDELALTGYWRYTDEQALSALSGRLEAGDLGDLLRDYGLETAVRDSAAAIDFNLNWRDHLYQPDWNSLNGEVAWDLEKGYLAEVSDGGARIFSLLSLDSILRKLTLDFRDIFSQGMFFTDLTGSVQIDEGVAHTNDARLLGSAGDMDIRGWTDMKTGELNYNLTYAPKVTSSLPIILAWMVNPPSGLAALFIDKVLHDAKVISRLRYQVTGTIEEPVVEEIERDSRPVDLPELEENSTDSEADDDTSSTDGAANEQSSGPAR; this is translated from the coding sequence ATGCGGATTCTGTCGTGGATTTTGAACAAACTCTGGCTAACGCTGGCTATTGTGCTGGTGCTGGTTGCTGTCGGCCTGAGTTTATTGCGTTACAGTCTGCCATACCTGCCCGATTTGACCGAGCCACTTGAGCAACAGCTGGAAGCCCGTTTTCAGCAACCCGTGAGCATTAGCGAATTATCGATGGCCTGGACCCGGGAAGGCCCTTCGATTGTGCTGGATAATTTAGTTTTGATGGAACGTGAGCAGTCGCCTGTGCAGGTGCGCATTGGCAAGGTTCATGTAGTGCTCGACTTCTGGAAAACCTTAAGGGATCAACAGCTCATAGCGCAGCAGTTTATTCTTAATGACGCCCGCATAGCGGTAGATATACGCAAATTCTCGGTAGCTAGCGAAGCTGAAAAATTAGATTTAGATTACGTAAACCGCTTATTCCTGCAGCAATTAGAGAAGTTTTCTCTGAATAATAGTGAGTTGTTACTGACAAACTTGCGTGACGTAACGCGAGAAATTGATATTGACCGACTGTCGTGGAGCAATGAAGGCAAAAAGCACCAGGGGATTGGCCAATTCCGGATGGAGGATTTTGCGACCAACAGTCTCGATTTCATTATCGACTTGCGCGGCGACCGTTGGGCGGAATTTAACGGTCAGTTTTATGTCAATTCGCAGAACGTAGATATCAGTCCCTGGCTTGAGGAGCAACTGGGCGAGATTGACGTACAAGCTTCAAACGTAAACTTTACCGGTTGGCTTGATGTTCGGAATGGCCAGTTATTTGAAGGTTTAGTCAAGTTAAGAGACAACCGCGTTACCTGGTTAGACAGTCATTCAGAAGAACTCAACTGGTTGCAGTTACCTGAAGGTGAAATTGTTCTGAGGCCGGAAGAAAACGGCTGGTTGCTCAACAGTTTACCAATGACGGTGAATACCTCAGTAGGTCAACTGGAGTTACCGCGTATTGCCTGGCAGCAACTCGATGACACCCATGATATCAGTGTGAATGATATCGCGATTGATGAGATTGCCGCATTACTGCCTCTGCTGCCGTTTAATAAAACAGCTGAGTCGGTAAGAAGTCTGGGCTTACAGGGTAAAGCGAGCTTGCGCTATCGCCTGCACCCTGTCTCCGGCCAGCAATGGTCAGTAAAAAGCCAAAACTTATCGGCGGACGGGAATGCGCGCTGGCCGGGCTTTAATGGTCTGGATGTCAATATCAGTAGCTTGTCGAATCATGGTGCATGGCAAGTAGAAGGCGACAATGTTCTCTTTACCGGTAATAGTCTTTCCAGCAAGCAAGCGTGGGATATTGATACGCTTAATTTATCGGGGTCCTGGTTGCTACAAGCGGACAACTGGCGGGTGAATTTAGAACAGCTACAACTCCAGCGAGACGACTTTAATCTTACCGGTAGTGGCGGTTTGTCCGGCGACAGCGAAACAACACCACAAATTGATTTATTGCTTTCTACCGCCCAGGGCTTTTCTGTCGATACGGCCCGTAAGCTACTGCCATCAATTATGGGGCAGGGAGTAAAAGACTACCTTTCCACAGCCTTAGTTTCCGGTCAGACTCGTGGTATGGAGTTACTGTGGTGCGGACCTGTCACGCAGTTTCCGGGTGAGGATAACCGAGGTGTCTTCAATGCGCGGGTAGAGTTCGATAATTTAACCTACCGGTTTCAGCCAGACTGGCCGCCGTTAGCCGATGCTCCGGTAAAGCTCGATTTTTATAACAGAAGCTTGTTCATGTCGACAGATTCAGGGCATATAGAAGATGTGCAGGTAACCTGGGTTGATGCGCAGATTAAGGATTTAACCGATGCTTCTCAGGGGTTGCAAATTCAGGGTGGTGTTAGTGCAAAGGGTGAGTCGTTGTTACCAGTGTTTGAGCAGTCGCCGCTGGACAGCGTAACCGAAACGCTCATGCAAATTAATCCGAGCGGAAAGGTTTCTGGTTCTTTGCAGTTGGATATACCGCTAAACGACTCGCGAGATGTTGATGTTGTTGTCGAGGCGCCGTTAGCCGGGGTGTCTCTCAATATCGAGGCGATACAACAAGATTTTACGGTTTCTGAGGGCCTTCTGAAAATTGACAACAGCAAGATACGTACCGAAGGGCTGCGTCTGAACTGGTACGGTATGCCGATACCAACCGACGTATCGGGAGGGCTTAACGGCGAGGATTATTCACTGAATGTGAATACAACTCTGGACTGGCAGAGCGAGCCTTTATTTAAGCAATTGCCTTATTCGCAGTGGAAACCGTTTTTTTACGGTGCGGTAAATGGCGAAGCTAATCTAGAGTTAACGTTCAACGACGACGATGTCGGCGTCGTGCTGGAGTCGCAGTTTGACTTGACTGGTCTTGAGACCTCGCTGCCAGCGCCGTTGCAAAAAGATTTTGGTGATAACTGGCAATTGGCTGTTCAGCTTAATGGTACTGGAGATGAGCTGCGTTTACAGGCAAATATCGATCAGCGTCTTAACTGGGATAGCCGCTGGCAGCCAGGCAGCGGAGGCTGGCAACAGGCACGGCTGAATATTGGAGAGGTCAACTCTGCGAACGAACTGGCCAATGGGTTCGCGATAAACGCACAGCTCCCACACGCCGATATAGGCCAATGGTACTCAGTACTTTACGCACTGTCCGGGGACTCAAACGTTGATGCTGAAGGTGGTCGTGGCGAAGGGTGGCTGCCCGATTCAATTCGTATCGAAACGCCTCAGCTACAGTGGGGACGACAGAAGTTTGATCAGGCGGACATTCAGGTATGGCCGGAAGACTCCGTCTGGCAGGCGCGGGTAGATGCTGAGAACGCCGTGCTAAGCGCGACCATTCCGGAAAGCTTTGTACAGCAGGGAATAACGGTCAGAGCCGATTACCTGGCGTTAAGCAGCGACGTCGAGCTGCCGGAAAATACCGGGAAGACCGACTGGGGCTGGCTTGAAAAAGTTCCGAAACTTAACTTTTTCTGCCGCAGTTGTCGCATTGACGAGCATGAATTAGGCGAAGTTGAGTTAGTGCTTGCTCCGCTTGAAGATGGCTTCAGTATAGAAAAAATGGCTCTTAAAAAAGGCGGTGATGAGCTGGCTTTAACGGGCTATTGGCGCTACACAGACGAACAAGCGTTAAGTGCGCTTTCCGGACGTTTGGAGGCTGGAGACCTTGGTGATTTATTACGTGACTATGGTCTGGAAACGGCGGTCAGAGACAGTGCTGCGGCTATCGACTTTAATTTAAACTGGCGTGATCATTTGTATCAACCAGACTGGAATTCGTTAAATGGCGAAGTCGCCTGGGATTTAGAAAAAGGCTACCTCGCTGAAGTGAGTGACGGCGGCGCGCGCATTTTTTCACTGCTGAGCCTGGACAGTATCCTCCGAAAGCTGACTTTAGATTTTCGTGATATTTTTTCACAGGGAATGTTTTTTACTGACTTAACCGGTAGTGTCCAGATTGACGAAGGTGTTGCTCATACTAACGACGCAAGATTACTAGGGTCAGCTGGCGATATGGATATTCGCGGCTGGACCGATATGAAAACTGGCGAGCTGAATTATAATTTGACTTATGCGCCGAAGGTTACCTCCAGCCTGCCAATTATTCTTGCCTGGATGGTGAACCCTCCCAGCGGTCTGGCTGCGCTGTTCATCGACAAAGTACTGCACGATGCAAAAGTGATTTCGCGTCTGCGTTATCAGGTCACCGGTACTATTGAGGAACCGGTGGTTGAAGAAATAGAACGTGACAGCCGCCCGGTTGATTTGCCAGAATTGGAAGAGAACTCAACCGATTCAGAGGCAGACGATGACACAAGTTCAACTGACGGCGCTGCAAATGAGCAGTCGTCCGGACCCGCAAGATAA
- the mreD gene encoding rod shape-determining protein MreD — protein MIKPGFITLLITYVIALTFMVMPMPAAFDTFRPDWPTLVMLYWIIALPHRVNMGTALVLGVLSDILLGSIVGVHALGMVVVTYFAARHFQRIRNFALIQQALVIAVLIFIKRFVVFEANVFLHDAEFTFSYFWPVLTSAVFWLWVFPLLRKVRRQFGVA, from the coding sequence GTGATAAAACCCGGCTTCATTACGTTGTTGATCACCTACGTTATTGCGCTGACTTTTATGGTCATGCCAATGCCTGCCGCGTTCGATACCTTTCGGCCTGACTGGCCAACCTTGGTTATGCTGTACTGGATAATAGCCTTGCCGCACCGGGTAAACATGGGAACCGCTTTGGTACTCGGCGTGCTGAGCGATATATTGCTGGGGTCTATTGTCGGCGTGCATGCTTTAGGTATGGTTGTTGTTACTTATTTTGCGGCACGTCATTTTCAGCGTATTCGTAATTTTGCCTTAATACAGCAAGCGCTGGTTATTGCCGTACTGATTTTTATTAAGCGCTTTGTTGTGTTTGAAGCCAATGTGTTTTTGCACGACGCTGAATTTACGTTCTCTTACTTCTGGCCAGTGCTCACCTCAGCTGTTTTTTGGTTATGGGTGTTTCCGTTACTGAGAAAAGTCCGTCGTCAATTCGGAGTTGCTTAA
- a CDS encoding rod shape-determining protein, whose translation MFKKIRGLFSNDLSIDLGTANTLIYVKDEGIVLNEPSVVAIRQERSGGPKSIAAVGAAAKQMLGRTPGNIRAIRPMKDGVIADFYVCEKMLQFFIKQVHDSHYFRPSPRVLVCVPCGSTQVERRAIRESALGAGAREVYLIDEPMAAAIGAGLPVSEATGSMVVDIGGGTTEVAIISLNGVVYSSSVRIGGDKFDEAIISYVRRNFGALIGDATAERIKHEIGSAFPGEELKEIEVRGRNLAEGVPRSFTLNSNEILEALQEPLMGIVSAVMVALEQSPPELASDISERGMVLTGGGALLKDIDRLLLEETGIPVIIADDPLTCVARGGGKALEMIDMHGGDLFSYE comes from the coding sequence ATGTTTAAAAAAATTCGCGGCCTTTTTTCAAACGATCTTTCTATTGACCTTGGAACAGCGAACACGCTTATCTACGTCAAAGATGAAGGCATCGTTCTGAACGAGCCGTCTGTTGTTGCCATTCGTCAGGAACGTTCAGGTGGGCCAAAATCTATCGCCGCCGTTGGTGCAGCAGCAAAGCAAATGCTGGGTCGTACACCAGGTAACATTCGTGCCATTCGTCCTATGAAAGACGGTGTTATTGCAGACTTTTATGTGTGCGAGAAAATGCTCCAGTTTTTCATCAAGCAGGTGCACGATAGTCATTATTTCCGGCCAAGCCCAAGAGTTTTAGTCTGTGTTCCATGCGGTTCAACCCAGGTAGAACGTCGTGCTATTCGCGAATCTGCACTGGGTGCCGGTGCGCGCGAGGTTTACTTAATTGATGAGCCTATGGCTGCCGCTATTGGTGCAGGCTTACCGGTGTCTGAAGCTACAGGCTCTATGGTGGTCGATATTGGTGGTGGTACAACTGAAGTTGCCATTATTTCCTTAAACGGTGTGGTTTATTCATCATCGGTTCGTATTGGTGGCGATAAATTTGACGAAGCAATTATTAGTTATGTTCGCCGTAATTTTGGTGCATTGATAGGCGATGCGACAGCAGAGCGTATTAAGCACGAAATTGGTTCAGCTTTCCCGGGCGAAGAACTGAAAGAAATCGAAGTTCGTGGCCGTAATCTTGCTGAAGGAGTTCCGCGTTCCTTTACTCTTAACAGTAATGAAATCCTGGAAGCTTTGCAGGAACCTTTAATGGGGATTGTCAGTGCCGTTATGGTTGCGCTGGAGCAATCTCCACCTGAGCTTGCATCGGACATTTCCGAGCGAGGCATGGTTCTTACCGGTGGTGGTGCGTTATTGAAAGACATTGACCGCTTGCTTCTGGAAGAAACAGGCATCCCGGTTATTATTGCTGATGATCCGCTAACCTGTGTTGCACGAGGCGGTGGTAAAGCGCTGGAAATGATTGATATGCATGGTGGTGATTTATTCAGTTATGAGTAA
- the mreC gene encoding rod shape-determining protein MreC, which translates to MKTLFARGPSLLSRLVLALACSFLLIFIDHRLQAMKPVRLFLNSLVAPVQYLAILPEQLLDGVSESLKTTSQLSDENKQLKRIILELQGEQQQLRFLQNENKRLRELLGSDARDSARRMVAEVIAVASEPFSQQLVINKGTLNGVYEGQPVLDSHGIIGQVQDVGGNTARVLLLSDQSHAISLRSERSDIRILAQGTGDIGRLELMFIPHSTELKEGDLLMSSGLGGIFPEGYPVATIRKIVRDESLPFAKVIADPVSALDRVRNVLLLWPSDGEQQPIFDEDEE; encoded by the coding sequence ATGAAGACGCTGTTTGCCCGCGGTCCATCCTTACTCTCCAGGCTAGTGCTCGCACTAGCCTGTTCGTTTCTGCTGATCTTTATTGACCACCGGCTTCAGGCAATGAAGCCGGTTCGGTTATTTTTGAATTCGTTGGTGGCTCCGGTTCAGTATTTGGCTATTTTGCCAGAACAGTTGCTGGACGGTGTCTCCGAATCGTTAAAAACCACGTCGCAGTTAAGTGATGAAAATAAGCAGCTTAAGCGGATTATTCTGGAGTTACAGGGTGAGCAACAGCAGCTCCGCTTTCTTCAGAACGAGAATAAACGACTACGTGAACTTCTTGGTTCAGACGCCCGCGATTCAGCCCGGCGTATGGTTGCCGAGGTCATCGCCGTTGCCTCCGAGCCGTTTTCACAGCAGTTGGTTATTAACAAAGGTACGCTTAATGGAGTCTACGAAGGTCAGCCCGTACTCGACAGCCATGGCATTATTGGACAGGTGCAGGACGTAGGCGGTAATACCGCTCGTGTTTTGTTACTCTCGGACCAGAGTCATGCGATATCCTTGCGCTCAGAACGCAGCGATATTCGCATATTGGCGCAGGGAACAGGCGATATCGGTCGTCTTGAGTTGATGTTTATTCCGCACAGCACTGAGCTGAAAGAAGGGGACCTTCTCATGTCTTCGGGGTTAGGGGGAATATTTCCTGAGGGCTATCCGGTGGCAACAATTCGAAAAATTGTCAGGGATGAGTCTCTCCCTTTTGCTAAAGTGATAGCGGATCCCGTCAGCGCGCTTGACCGCGTACGTAACGTTTTATTGTTGTGGCCAAGCGACGGCGAGCAGCAGCCCATTTTTGATGAGGACGAGGAATAA